In one window of Arachis ipaensis cultivar K30076 chromosome B06, Araip1.1, whole genome shotgun sequence DNA:
- the LOC107645354 gene encoding uncharacterized protein LOC107645354 isoform X1: MVATCVSLTSLVAIQRGRSILPCVCSCSECPQGLLVSGSGDSTVPLWDFSSGVLLDTCEVAAKAGLLESNGEAEEHGHAVTYLCTTISGLLIAVAIQSLQGTVWFSCDVSAPTLSVSKVRNMITHFLNDTHLHDCCHI, from the exons ATGGTTGCCACGTGTGTTTCGCTGACAAGTTTGGTTGCCATACAGA GAGGGAGGTCTATCCTGCCTTGCGTTTGTTCATGCTCGGAATGCCCTCAAGGCCTTCTTGTCTCTGGCAGTGGTGATTCAACG GTTCCATTGTGGGATTTCTCCTCTGGCGTGCTCCTAGATACTTGTGAGGTTGCTGCTAAG GCAGGACTTTTAGAGTCTAATGGTGAAGCAGAAGAGCATGGCCATGCTGTTACTTATTTGTGCACCACCATCAGTGGTTTGCTTATTGCTGTGGCCATCCAAAG CTTGCAAGGAACAGTATGGTTCAGCTGCGATGTTTCTGCACCCACACTTTCTGTTTCCAAGGTAAGAAATATGATAACACATTTTTTAAATGACACTCATTTGCATGATTGCTGTCATATTTAG
- the LOC107645354 gene encoding uncharacterized protein LOC107645354 isoform X2, producing the protein MVATCVSLTSLVAIQRGRSILPCVCSCSECPQGLLVSGSGDSTVPLWDFSSGVLLDTCEVAAKAGLLESNGEAEEHGHAVTYLCTTISGLLIAVAIQSLQGTVWFSCDVSAPTLSVSKISKVNSCVICVRV; encoded by the exons ATGGTTGCCACGTGTGTTTCGCTGACAAGTTTGGTTGCCATACAGA GAGGGAGGTCTATCCTGCCTTGCGTTTGTTCATGCTCGGAATGCCCTCAAGGCCTTCTTGTCTCTGGCAGTGGTGATTCAACG GTTCCATTGTGGGATTTCTCCTCTGGCGTGCTCCTAGATACTTGTGAGGTTGCTGCTAAG GCAGGACTTTTAGAGTCTAATGGTGAAGCAGAAGAGCATGGCCATGCTGTTACTTATTTGTGCACCACCATCAGTGGTTTGCTTATTGCTGTGGCCATCCAAAG CTTGCAAGGAACAGTATGGTTCAGCTGCGATGTTTCTGCACCCACACTTTCTGTTTCCAAG ATTTCTAAAGTCAACTCATGCGTTATCTGTGTAAGAGTGTAG
- the LOC107645354 gene encoding uncharacterized protein LOC107645354 isoform X3 — protein sequence MVATCVSLTSLVAIQRGRSILPCVCSCSECPQGLLVSGSGDSTVPLWDFSSGVLLDTCEVAAKAGLLESNGEAEEHGHAVTYLCTTISGLLIAVAIQSLQGTVWFSCDVSAPTLSVSKLPGW from the exons ATGGTTGCCACGTGTGTTTCGCTGACAAGTTTGGTTGCCATACAGA GAGGGAGGTCTATCCTGCCTTGCGTTTGTTCATGCTCGGAATGCCCTCAAGGCCTTCTTGTCTCTGGCAGTGGTGATTCAACG GTTCCATTGTGGGATTTCTCCTCTGGCGTGCTCCTAGATACTTGTGAGGTTGCTGCTAAG GCAGGACTTTTAGAGTCTAATGGTGAAGCAGAAGAGCATGGCCATGCTGTTACTTATTTGTGCACCACCATCAGTGGTTTGCTTATTGCTGTGGCCATCCAAAG CTTGCAAGGAACAGTATGGTTCAGCTGCGATGTTTCTGCACCCACACTTTCTGTTTCCAAG TTGCCTGGATGGTAA